A window of the Ferviditalea candida genome harbors these coding sequences:
- a CDS encoding DUF1643 domain-containing protein — MTLIQAEGTFVKDNSLEYRIEAQLKIKGNSPPQNILLIMLNPGDSKLQNDTAWNLTKNNQKKTDKINLDKTMNKVVYLLKKADSNFNGSVHILNLFNLRHTKAQEAIQEYVTQKKDKSESPFLETDFSIVNLTDYDFTWVAWSLEANSYLNNRKKDVLCHLRKQGEGRIIGKFESCFHARHLRPRLKKHQDEYESYIVPELCNALALRK; from the coding sequence ATGACTCTTATTCAAGCAGAGGGTACTTTTGTCAAAGACAACTCATTAGAGTATAGGATTGAAGCTCAATTGAAGATTAAAGGAAATTCCCCGCCCCAAAATATCCTGCTTATTATGTTAAATCCCGGTGACTCGAAATTACAAAATGATACTGCGTGGAACCTTACAAAAAATAATCAGAAGAAGACAGATAAAATTAATTTAGACAAAACAATGAACAAAGTGGTTTACCTGCTCAAGAAGGCTGATTCCAATTTTAATGGTTCTGTCCACATCCTCAACCTTTTTAATTTAAGACATACTAAAGCCCAAGAGGCTATTCAAGAATATGTTACTCAGAAAAAAGACAAGAGTGAATCGCCATTTCTTGAAACCGATTTTTCAATTGTCAATTTGACTGATTACGACTTTACATGGGTTGCATGGTCTCTAGAAGCTAATTCTTATTTGAACAATAGAAAAAAAGATGTTCTCTGTCATTTAAGAAAACAAGGAGAAGGCCGTATTATAGGTAAATTTGAATCATGCTTTCATGCGCGGCACCTTCGTCCAAGACTGAAGAAGCACCAGGATGAATATGAGTCCTACATTGTTCCAGAGCTGTGTAATGCGTTAGCTTTAAGAAAATAG
- a CDS encoding SIR2 family NAD-dependent protein deacylase yields the protein MDLQAAAQLIQSAQSLVVLTGAGCSVDSGVPDFRSPSGWWRQIDPRTLATVEALETDYDNFHSFYAARTEHLAEIQPHAGHHVLARWEQEGRLQLIATQNVDGLHQSAGNRQVEELHGSIRNFRCQRCGQKSNQEDFLQKKPCACGGKLRPDVVLFGESLPQTAWNRSMQAIEKADVVLVIGTSLQVYPVNQLPFMTKGKLILINKELTGEEHHFDVVIQGGAKECLVATNNEMVQDYDLNEG from the coding sequence ATGGACCTTCAAGCAGCCGCTCAGCTTATTCAAAGTGCGCAAAGTTTAGTGGTTTTAACAGGCGCCGGTTGCTCCGTAGATTCAGGAGTGCCGGATTTTCGTTCTCCGTCCGGTTGGTGGCGTCAAATCGATCCGAGAACCCTAGCGACGGTGGAAGCACTGGAAACGGACTATGACAACTTCCACTCCTTTTACGCTGCGCGAACTGAGCATTTGGCGGAGATACAACCCCATGCAGGACATCATGTGCTGGCCCGTTGGGAGCAGGAAGGACGCCTGCAGCTGATCGCAACCCAGAACGTGGACGGCCTGCATCAATCAGCCGGAAACCGTCAGGTAGAGGAGCTGCACGGGTCGATCCGGAACTTTCGATGTCAGAGGTGCGGACAGAAATCGAACCAAGAAGACTTCCTGCAAAAGAAACCATGCGCCTGTGGCGGTAAGCTGCGTCCGGATGTCGTACTGTTTGGGGAGAGCCTGCCGCAAACCGCTTGGAACCGCTCTATGCAAGCGATCGAGAAAGCGGACGTGGTCCTCGTGATCGGCACAAGCTTGCAGGTTTATCCGGTTAATCAGCTGCCATTCATGACCAAAGGGAAGTTGATTCTGATCAACAAAGAGCTGACAGGAGAGGAACACCATTTTGATGTTGTGATCCAAGGCGGAGCGAAGGAGTGTTTGGTGGCTACGAATAACGAGATGGTTCAAGATTATGATTTGAATGAAGGTTGA
- a CDS encoding nuclease-related domain-containing DEAD/DEAH box helicase — protein MARMIPDLPPDAIENDGERVFYSAVQESLSEEFTVFYSYKFYRQENEDHEIREADFIIVHPSLGFTVVEVKQGDIAYINGQWNEFKNGGYQPLHKDPVQQARTAMYEILQSYTKRSGGRRFPLRVRFALCFPECSQISGFLPSMLKEGSVWTARDLDRLEDKLWELFDMRDRQEEKEAVNDLISKVLAPSFKLFSSLEDKIQSFRKQAQIILTEEQERILYETEEDRRKIFFGAAGTGKTYIAMEKARRSAEQGKRVFLTCFNKNLVRLFDEYVKNPLVTGKNYHDYLYELLKEKGYEWVEPSDGEASRQFFDVELPATGFDYFDQASQEEKFDVIIIDEGQNFKEDWFLCLENMLKDNGELYIFADPNQNLFGSSVDALKKYDMSKQRLTYNLRNSEKINE, from the coding sequence ATGGCCCGGATGATCCCCGACCTTCCGCCGGACGCAATTGAAAATGATGGAGAGCGCGTGTTTTATTCTGCCGTGCAGGAGTCCTTATCTGAAGAATTCACGGTCTTTTATTCCTATAAATTTTACAGGCAGGAGAACGAGGATCATGAAATCCGGGAAGCCGATTTTATTATAGTTCATCCCTCGCTCGGATTTACGGTGGTGGAAGTGAAGCAGGGGGATATTGCATATATCAACGGCCAGTGGAATGAATTCAAGAACGGCGGTTATCAACCCTTGCATAAAGATCCGGTTCAGCAGGCCCGAACGGCCATGTACGAAATCCTGCAATCCTATACCAAGCGTTCCGGCGGCCGAAGATTCCCGCTCCGCGTACGATTCGCCCTATGCTTTCCGGAATGCTCGCAAATCAGCGGCTTCCTGCCTTCGATGCTAAAAGAAGGCAGTGTTTGGACGGCCCGCGATCTTGACCGGTTGGAGGATAAACTGTGGGAGCTTTTCGACATGAGAGACCGCCAGGAGGAAAAAGAAGCCGTCAACGACCTGATCTCCAAAGTGCTTGCTCCGTCTTTCAAGCTGTTTTCCTCATTGGAGGACAAGATACAAAGCTTCCGCAAGCAAGCGCAAATCATCTTGACCGAGGAGCAGGAGCGCATCCTGTATGAAACGGAGGAAGACCGAAGGAAAATCTTTTTCGGAGCGGCAGGCACAGGGAAAACCTATATCGCAATGGAAAAGGCGCGCAGATCCGCTGAACAAGGAAAGCGTGTCTTTTTGACGTGCTTCAATAAAAATTTGGTTCGGTTGTTTGATGAGTATGTGAAGAATCCGCTGGTGACCGGTAAAAATTATCACGATTACCTGTATGAGCTGCTGAAGGAGAAAGGGTACGAATGGGTGGAGCCGTCTGACGGGGAAGCATCCCGCCAATTTTTCGATGTCGAACTGCCCGCCACGGGTTTCGATTACTTCGATCAAGCCTCTCAAGAGGAGAAATTCGATGTCATCATCATCGACGAGGGACAGAATTTCAAAGAGGATTGGTTTCTCTGTCTGGAAAATATGCTGAAGGACAACGGGGAATTGTACATTTTTGCCGATCCGAACCAAAATCTGTTTGGCAGCAGCGTGGATGCGTTGAAGAAATATGACATGTCCAAGCAGCGTCTGACCTACAATTTGCGAAATTCGGAGAAAATCAACGAGTGA
- a CDS encoding precorrin-2 dehydrogenase/sirohydrochlorin ferrochelatase family protein produces MRQYYPVMIDLNGKKIVVIGGGAVATRKIGGLLMSGAEITVISPSVTDQIKQWAYENYIKWLPSKFEGKHNIQDAFLVFAATNNVKVNREISQMASSFQLLNIVDHPQLSNFIVPSTFTRGKLSVSVSTSGSYPGLSKKIKQELLQIYDESYEEYVGFLEQCRAEILKNISDPQTRSRIFEKLLDPIFLELTKKGNYQERNNLFLSMILQ; encoded by the coding sequence ATGAGACAATATTATCCCGTAATGATTGATCTTAATGGAAAAAAAATCGTTGTGATTGGCGGGGGGGCAGTCGCTACACGGAAAATCGGCGGTTTATTAATGTCGGGGGCGGAGATTACGGTAATAAGCCCATCCGTTACAGATCAAATTAAGCAGTGGGCATATGAGAATTATATTAAATGGCTGCCAAGCAAATTTGAAGGAAAACATAATATACAAGATGCGTTTCTTGTTTTCGCTGCAACGAATAATGTAAAGGTTAACAGGGAGATCAGCCAAATGGCATCCTCTTTCCAATTGCTTAACATTGTTGATCATCCGCAGTTAAGCAATTTTATAGTTCCTTCTACATTTACCAGAGGAAAGTTATCTGTTTCAGTCTCGACATCAGGTTCATACCCAGGGTTGTCAAAGAAGATCAAGCAAGAACTTTTACAGATTTATGATGAATCCTATGAAGAATATGTCGGCTTTTTAGAGCAGTGTCGGGCTGAGATTTTAAAAAATATTTCAGATCCGCAAACGCGAAGCAGAATATTTGAGAAATTATTGGATCCCATTTTTTTGGAGTTAACTAAAAAAGGAAACTATCAAGAAAGAAATAATCTTTTTTTATCTATGATATTGCAATGA
- a CDS encoding HoxN/HupN/NixA family nickel/cobalt transporter: MDSQFLFVLMSSLILGFRHGVDWDHIAAITDLAGIETRSKQGMFLAFMYTLGHGSVILILGIIAVGLSEQIPSWLDSIMERFVAVTLIVLGLVMFITIIRQWNGFELKSRWTLVMDGFRQLKRFIFSKVLKKDTVSITSMNKTMGRSGAFVVGIIHGFGAETPTQIMLISTAAGMKSMFFGSSVVFSFVIGLMISTSLIAVLTVIGFMKSRLHLSVYRFMGFLTAAYSFSLGVIIFLKA, translated from the coding sequence ATGGACAGTCAATTTCTCTTCGTTCTCATGTCTTCATTAATTCTAGGGTTTCGGCATGGTGTGGATTGGGATCACATTGCTGCGATCACGGATCTTGCCGGCATCGAAACCAGATCGAAGCAAGGAATGTTTCTTGCATTCATGTACACTCTTGGTCATGGATCGGTTATTCTAATTCTCGGGATCATTGCTGTTGGATTAAGCGAACAAATTCCCAGTTGGCTTGATTCCATAATGGAAAGATTCGTTGCTGTTACACTAATTGTGTTAGGTCTAGTGATGTTTATTACCATTATTCGTCAATGGAACGGATTTGAGCTTAAAAGCAGATGGACTTTGGTTATGGACGGGTTCCGTCAACTGAAGCGGTTTATTTTCTCAAAAGTATTAAAAAAAGACACGGTCTCGATAACTTCAATGAATAAAACAATGGGACGTTCCGGAGCTTTTGTCGTTGGAATTATTCACGGATTCGGCGCGGAAACGCCGACTCAAATTATGCTGATAAGCACTGCTGCAGGCATGAAGTCTATGTTTTTTGGAAGTTCCGTCGTTTTTTCCTTTGTCATAGGTTTAATGATATCCACTTCCCTGATAGCCGTTCTTACCGTAATTGGCTTCATGAAATCGCGTTTACACTTATCCGTTTATCGGTTCATGGGTTTTCTTACCGCTGCTTACAGTTTTTCATTGGGCGTCATCATTTTTTTGAAAGCATGA
- a CDS encoding histidine phosphatase family protein, translating to MTLYFMRHGETEWNRQNRIQGRKDVCLNEKGMKQVHDASKWLIQNSIVIHRIVSSPLQRAAQSALLIAEKRGLPIEFNACFAERGFGELEGLTFGEIAAKFNIHDPENMDSSLYGVESITELYQRVWQGLCTLSEPNTENVLIVTHGSIIRILTGIPEIVRNGMILPYCKS from the coding sequence ATGACGCTATACTTCATGCGTCATGGGGAAACGGAGTGGAACCGGCAAAATCGCATTCAAGGGCGTAAGGATGTCTGTTTGAACGAAAAGGGCATGAAACAGGTTCACGATGCGTCAAAGTGGCTGATTCAGAACTCTATTGTTATCCATCGTATTGTATCAAGCCCTTTGCAGCGCGCCGCTCAGTCCGCATTGTTGATTGCCGAGAAACGGGGTCTGCCCATTGAGTTCAATGCCTGTTTCGCTGAGCGTGGATTTGGGGAGCTGGAAGGATTAACGTTTGGTGAAATCGCTGCGAAATTCAATATTCATGATCCCGAGAATATGGATTCATCATTGTATGGCGTCGAATCGATAACGGAGTTGTATCAGCGGGTATGGCAGGGACTTTGCACTTTGTCGGAACCTAATACAGAAAATGTGCTTATTGTCACGCACGGCAGCATCATTCGGATCTTGACGGGAATTCCTGAAATTGTGAGAAACGGCATGATACTTCCTTATTGTAAGTCTTAA
- a CDS encoding cobyric acid synthase: MNLARTIMLQGTASDVGKSVVTTALCRIFHQDGWKVAPYKSQNMALNSYVTPDGKEIGRAQGVQAEACGIEATTDMNPILIKPTRDMSAQIVVHGKPHEEMSARRYREEYMPLAAGIVRDALERLRSAYDVIVIEGAGSPAEINLKSRDIVNMRVAEWADSPVVLVADIDRGGVFASIIGTLELLEEHERKRIKGFIINKFRGDMSLLQSGLDWLEQRTGIAVLGVIPYLPNLDIEAEDSIVLDKRQVKHSKDYDKHRKIDIAIVRLPRISNFTDIDPLEVEPDVLVRFVQKPEQMKDPDIIILPGSKNTIEDLGFLHESGLNDEIRKKVENGCRLVGICGGYQMLGTKLKDPYQVESDKGEADGLGFLPLETTFYRDKRTVRATGSIACGHPDWQSWSGLPVEGYEIHMGRTERLGSVFPLFRIGSEWDGALSENGAVWGTYMHGIFHNDAFRRRWLDSLRIAKGLEPIKTVVSFKNRQIDAFDRLAEHVRSHIRIDKLYDIMGLPNEHGHKRKGVRS; encoded by the coding sequence ATGAATCTTGCCAGGACAATCATGCTGCAAGGCACGGCATCCGACGTGGGAAAAAGTGTAGTAACGACGGCGCTGTGCCGCATTTTTCATCAGGATGGCTGGAAAGTGGCACCCTATAAATCGCAAAATATGGCGCTTAACTCATATGTGACTCCCGACGGCAAAGAAATCGGACGGGCTCAGGGGGTGCAGGCGGAAGCATGCGGCATTGAAGCTACAACCGATATGAATCCCATCTTGATCAAACCGACGCGGGACATGAGCGCGCAAATTGTCGTGCACGGTAAGCCGCACGAGGAGATGAGCGCGCGCAGATATCGGGAAGAGTATATGCCGCTGGCCGCCGGGATTGTACGGGACGCTCTCGAACGGCTCCGCTCCGCTTATGACGTTATCGTGATCGAAGGAGCGGGAAGTCCGGCTGAAATTAATTTAAAAAGCCGGGACATCGTCAATATGCGAGTTGCCGAATGGGCCGATTCGCCGGTCGTGCTTGTGGCCGATATTGACCGGGGCGGCGTTTTCGCATCGATCATTGGTACCCTGGAACTGCTGGAAGAGCATGAAAGAAAACGGATTAAAGGCTTCATCATCAACAAGTTTCGAGGGGACATGAGCCTGCTGCAATCCGGGCTTGACTGGCTTGAGCAGCGGACCGGCATTGCTGTGCTCGGTGTCATTCCGTACCTGCCCAATCTGGATATTGAGGCGGAAGATTCCATCGTATTGGACAAACGACAGGTTAAGCATAGTAAAGACTATGACAAACATAGGAAAATTGACATTGCCATCGTCCGGCTTCCACGCATATCCAACTTCACGGATATCGATCCGCTGGAGGTGGAGCCTGACGTGCTTGTGCGTTTCGTTCAAAAGCCGGAGCAAATGAAAGATCCTGATATCATCATCCTCCCAGGCTCGAAAAATACAATTGAAGACTTGGGGTTCTTGCATGAATCCGGATTAAATGATGAGATCCGCAAGAAAGTTGAGAATGGTTGCCGCTTGGTTGGGATTTGCGGAGGTTATCAAATGCTGGGAACCAAGCTGAAAGACCCGTATCAGGTCGAATCAGATAAGGGGGAAGCTGACGGCCTCGGTTTTTTACCGCTTGAAACCACGTTTTACCGCGATAAACGGACAGTGCGGGCCACCGGTTCGATCGCTTGCGGACATCCCGACTGGCAGTCTTGGAGCGGCTTGCCCGTAGAAGGCTATGAAATTCATATGGGTCGAACGGAGAGACTCGGGTCAGTTTTTCCGCTTTTCCGGATTGGGAGCGAGTGGGACGGCGCTTTGTCGGAAAACGGAGCTGTCTGGGGAACGTATATGCACGGCATATTTCATAACGATGCCTTCCGACGCCGCTGGCTTGACAGTTTGCGAATCGCCAAAGGGCTGGAGCCGATCAAAACAGTCGTGTCATTCAAAAACCGGCAAATTGACGCCTTTGACCGTTTGGCCGAGCACGTCCGGAGCCACATTCGGATCGATAAGCTGTATGATATCATGGGATTGCCCAACGAGCATGGTCACAAGCGGAAAGGGGTAAGATCATGA
- the cobD gene encoding threonine-phosphate decarboxylase CobD, which produces MLEKNGHGGDWATAMEMFPCILDKLLDYSANINPLGPPAALQQLLSQQWNFLTRYPDPEVRELRGAISAKYGIMPESVLVGNGAAEVIDLIVRTLKPETVGVIDPTFSEYREASEKYGANIVSIQALAEEEFSVPLEKVIEALAKVDALFIGQPNNPTGNRWERRYLEELIRSAEKFGTRIILDEAFIDFFPDEADVSMVHEAERSETVVVVRSMTKFYAIPGLRLGYAVAGPSLIRAMKRLQVPWSVNHLAQKAGVLALQDLVYERHSRQLISVERSWLSRELARLGCQTYESAANFLLVRLGNHCLDADELQRRLGFEGILIRCCTTFIGLNDHYFRVAVRTRTENERFIRALEAALKPAVIGSG; this is translated from the coding sequence ATGCTGGAGAAAAACGGTCACGGCGGTGATTGGGCGACGGCTATGGAGATGTTCCCCTGCATACTCGACAAACTTCTCGATTACAGTGCGAACATTAATCCGTTAGGACCACCAGCTGCCCTGCAGCAATTGTTGTCGCAGCAATGGAATTTTCTTACACGATATCCCGATCCGGAGGTTCGTGAGCTGAGGGGGGCGATATCGGCCAAATACGGTATTATGCCCGAATCGGTGCTTGTCGGTAACGGCGCAGCGGAAGTGATTGATTTGATAGTGCGTACGCTGAAGCCGGAAACTGTAGGCGTTATTGACCCGACCTTTTCGGAATATAGAGAGGCGTCCGAGAAATACGGGGCAAACATCGTCTCGATTCAGGCCTTGGCGGAAGAGGAATTTTCCGTCCCGTTGGAAAAAGTCATTGAAGCACTAGCGAAAGTGGATGCATTGTTTATCGGCCAGCCGAACAATCCGACGGGTAATCGTTGGGAAAGGAGATATTTGGAAGAACTGATTCGGAGCGCGGAGAAATTCGGAACCAGAATCATATTGGACGAAGCATTCATCGACTTTTTCCCGGACGAGGCGGACGTCTCTATGGTACATGAAGCCGAAAGATCGGAAACGGTCGTTGTGGTTCGGTCCATGACAAAGTTTTATGCCATTCCCGGTTTGCGGTTGGGTTATGCAGTCGCCGGACCCTCCTTAATCCGCGCCATGAAACGGCTGCAGGTTCCGTGGAGCGTGAATCATCTTGCGCAAAAAGCAGGCGTATTGGCACTGCAGGATCTTGTCTACGAACGGCATTCAAGACAGCTTATCTCGGTCGAACGGTCGTGGCTTTCCCGCGAGTTGGCCCGGCTCGGTTGCCAAACATATGAAAGTGCAGCCAATTTTTTGCTTGTGCGGTTAGGGAACCATTGTTTGGACGCTGATGAACTGCAGCGCCGGCTTGGCTTTGAAGGCATACTGATAAGATGCTGTACGACCTTTATCGGATTGAACGATCATTATTTCCGCGTAGCGGTTCGGACGCGAACCGAAAATGAGCGGTTTATCCGCGCGCTGGAAGCAGCATTGAAACCTGCGGTAATAGGGAGCGGATAA
- the cobS gene encoding adenosylcobinamide-GDP ribazoletransferase, giving the protein MRNWLYGCIVAFQFLTKIPVPLKVPYQVETVSRSLPFYPLVGIIIGAIAYAAASLLPAGMAPLNALLLLLLWTFLSGGLHFDGWMDTADAFGSYRDREKMLEIMKDSRVGAMGVIYAVFLLLLKWISLWTVMEHWAVNPDFNRMVMYLLLSIPAVSRWWMVAAVIQGPYIGGPSGLGRQFAEVRNVWLAGASIWLLLILFLLPSSVWLAVFVGQLIAGWLFGRYIKGKLKGWTGDTYGALNEAVEAVGFIISAYTAVLGG; this is encoded by the coding sequence ATGAGAAATTGGCTTTACGGCTGCATTGTTGCTTTTCAGTTCCTCACCAAAATTCCGGTCCCGCTGAAAGTTCCATATCAAGTGGAGACTGTAAGCCGAAGCCTGCCTTTTTATCCACTGGTCGGAATAATTATCGGAGCCATCGCTTATGCCGCGGCCAGTTTGCTTCCAGCCGGCATGGCGCCGCTAAATGCATTGTTGCTTCTGCTGTTGTGGACGTTTCTTTCAGGCGGTTTGCATTTCGACGGATGGATGGATACCGCTGACGCATTTGGCAGCTACCGGGACCGGGAAAAAATGCTCGAAATTATGAAGGACAGCAGAGTAGGAGCTATGGGCGTCATCTATGCAGTATTCCTGCTGCTTCTTAAATGGATCAGCCTATGGACAGTAATGGAACATTGGGCAGTTAATCCGGATTTCAATCGGATGGTAATGTACCTGCTGCTTTCAATTCCGGCCGTCAGCCGCTGGTGGATGGTTGCCGCCGTCATCCAAGGACCTTATATCGGCGGTCCCAGCGGTTTGGGCAGACAATTTGCGGAAGTTCGGAATGTCTGGCTTGCCGGCGCTTCCATTTGGCTGCTCCTCATTTTGTTTTTGCTGCCTTCATCAGTGTGGCTCGCGGTATTCGTTGGCCAGCTTATCGCCGGTTGGTTGTTTGGGCGCTACATCAAAGGCAAACTCAAGGGCTGGACGGGCGACACGTATGGAGCTCTAAACGAAGCGGTTGAAGCCGTAGGGTTTATCATTTCCGCTTATACAGCGGTATTGGGAGGATAA
- the cbiB gene encoding adenosylcobinamide-phosphate synthase CbiB, with protein MNTLIIVSASIIVDLFVGDPKAIPHPVVGFGKAIAWFERLFRKESVSPPLQKMLGVSLVIFLLLLALGLTFVTLWLASHVHPLAESVVSVWLISTTIAAKGLKEAAMQVYGALASGDLEEARLRVGYIVGRDTDSLSEQEVSRAAVETVAENIVDAVVSPIFYALVGGVYGAILYRAVNTLDSMVGYKNEKYRYFGWASARLDDVLNFVPARICGFLLWLVALASRTLSANGAWKAMRRDASKHPSPNSGIPEAAIAGALGIQLGGENRYGGIVSVRARMGEAHRNIVIEDIPRTTRILYKTVVFVLGIFLLLLNLMWWRSL; from the coding sequence TTGAATACGTTAATCATCGTGAGTGCCTCAATTATCGTTGATCTGTTCGTAGGAGACCCCAAGGCCATTCCTCATCCGGTCGTCGGATTCGGCAAGGCCATTGCATGGTTTGAGCGGCTTTTTCGGAAAGAAAGTGTCAGTCCGCCTCTGCAAAAGATGCTGGGGGTTTCTTTAGTCATATTTCTTCTTTTGCTTGCGCTTGGATTGACCTTCGTTACGCTCTGGTTGGCTTCACACGTGCATCCGCTTGCGGAATCGGTTGTTTCGGTTTGGCTTATTTCCACGACCATTGCCGCCAAAGGGTTGAAGGAGGCGGCGATGCAAGTATACGGGGCACTCGCTTCCGGTGATTTGGAGGAGGCACGCCTTCGTGTCGGTTATATTGTCGGCCGGGATACCGATTCACTCTCCGAGCAGGAAGTGTCGAGGGCGGCAGTGGAAACTGTTGCGGAAAACATTGTGGATGCGGTTGTCTCCCCAATCTTTTATGCATTAGTCGGCGGCGTCTATGGAGCCATTCTGTATCGAGCGGTCAATACGCTGGATTCGATGGTAGGCTATAAAAATGAAAAATATCGATATTTTGGGTGGGCCTCTGCAAGATTGGACGACGTCCTTAACTTTGTTCCGGCGCGGATCTGCGGATTCTTGTTATGGCTGGTTGCCTTGGCCAGTCGGACGTTAAGCGCAAATGGAGCGTGGAAAGCGATGCGGCGTGACGCTTCCAAGCATCCGAGTCCGAACAGCGGTATACCGGAGGCGGCAATCGCAGGCGCCCTCGGCATTCAGCTCGGCGGAGAAAACCGATACGGCGGCATCGTTTCGGTGCGGGCGAGAATGGGTGAAGCGCATCGAAACATTGTCATCGAGGATATTCCTAGGACCACCCGTATTTTGTATAAAACTGTCGTATTTGTCTTAGGTATATTCCTCTTACTATTAAATTTGATGTGGTGGCGTTCTTTATGA
- the cobU gene encoding bifunctional adenosylcobinamide kinase/adenosylcobinamide-phosphate guanylyltransferase: MSTHSEGFQTNSGSTILVTGGARSGKSSFAERLVGKLGAESGRPIVYIATAQIHDDEMASRIAGHRDRRPPGWKTVESPYDLEETVKELYSRPVGAVLIDCVTMWLSNLLLIPGPMGEEQWMKPEASELILHRAEALVRLLKTAPFPSVLVTNEVGHSLVPEYPLGRVYRDLAGRVNQALANCADDVFYVVCGIPINLRQMAWRPD; the protein is encoded by the coding sequence ATGTCTACCCACTCTGAAGGATTCCAAACGAATAGCGGCAGCACCATATTGGTAACCGGCGGAGCGCGCAGCGGCAAAAGTTCCTTCGCGGAGCGTTTGGTAGGAAAACTTGGCGCAGAAAGCGGAAGACCGATTGTCTATATCGCCACCGCGCAAATACATGACGACGAGATGGCCAGTCGTATTGCCGGGCACCGGGACCGGCGTCCGCCCGGGTGGAAAACGGTCGAATCCCCGTATGATCTGGAGGAAACGGTAAAAGAACTTTACTCGCGGCCGGTTGGAGCCGTCCTCATCGACTGCGTGACCATGTGGTTGAGCAATCTGCTGTTGATTCCCGGGCCTATGGGAGAGGAGCAATGGATGAAGCCCGAGGCGAGCGAGTTAATTTTACATAGGGCGGAGGCACTCGTGAGATTGCTGAAAACTGCTCCCTTTCCGAGTGTACTCGTAACCAACGAGGTCGGACACTCGCTCGTACCCGAGTATCCGCTGGGGCGTGTATACCGCGACCTCGCGGGAAGGGTCAATCAAGCTCTGGCAAATTGCGCGGATGACGTTTTTTATGTCGTCTGCGGCATCCCGATCAATTTAAGGCAAATGGCTTGGCGGCCCGATTGA
- the cobA gene encoding uroporphyrinogen-III C-methyltransferase translates to MEKGTVYLVGAGPGDPKLITLRGLECIQAADVIIYDRLVNPDLLNHARKNAENIYCGKLPNDHTLRQEEINQLLVSKAMEGKTVTRLKGGDPSVFGRVGEEAKELAKFEIPFEIVPGITSGIAAAAYAGIPVTHRDYASSFAIVSGHGRSDSDIAGDRINWKALADGIDTIAFYMGASNLFNICDQLIKYGRDPMTPVALIQWGTTSEQKTLVGTLENIHEKAQKQQFSHPAIILVGEVVKLRDELHWFEKRQQFTLKAGLN, encoded by the coding sequence ATGGAAAAAGGAACAGTTTATTTGGTCGGAGCGGGACCGGGGGATCCCAAATTGATTACATTGCGAGGCTTGGAATGCATTCAAGCGGCGGACGTCATTATATACGACCGCTTGGTGAACCCGGATTTGTTGAACCATGCAAGAAAAAACGCGGAAAATATTTACTGCGGCAAATTGCCGAACGATCATACGCTGCGTCAGGAGGAGATCAATCAGCTTCTTGTTTCCAAGGCAATGGAGGGGAAAACCGTCACCCGGCTTAAAGGAGGAGATCCTTCCGTATTTGGCAGAGTGGGTGAGGAGGCGAAGGAATTGGCAAAATTCGAGATTCCGTTCGAGATTGTTCCAGGCATTACTTCCGGCATTGCCGCGGCGGCTTATGCGGGAATTCCGGTAACTCACCGGGACTATGCTTCGTCTTTTGCGATTGTCTCCGGACACGGTCGTTCGGATTCGGATATTGCCGGCGATCGAATCAATTGGAAGGCGCTTGCCGATGGAATCGATACGATCGCGTTCTATATGGGAGCCTCCAATCTTTTCAATATTTGCGATCAATTGATCAAGTACGGCAGGGATCCTATGACACCCGTTGCTTTGATCCAGTGGGGTACGACTTCCGAGCAGAAAACTTTGGTGGGAACGTTGGAAAACATTCATGAAAAAGCCCAAAAGCAGCAATTTTCCCATCCCGCTATTATTTTGGTCGGAGAAGTCGTCAAACTTCGCGACGAACTTCATTGGTTTGAAAAAAGACAACAATTTACATTGAAAGCGGGCTTGAATTAA